One Primulina eburnea isolate SZY01 chromosome 4, ASM2296580v1, whole genome shotgun sequence genomic window, atcTAGCTAGGGTTGAAATaaaagtttttatttatttattttctaaaaattattcCTTTATTGTTCAAATCAGTACTTCAGCATGAATTAATATGAGAGACGTAGTCACGTAGATACGGACATAGATATATTTTTTCAATGATTTAGATTGCATAATCTAATTAAATTCCCTCGAACAACGACCAAATCAAATGGGATGGATCAGTTGAATTTTTACGTGCAATTGCGAATATAAAAGGctggaatttttttaaaaaaaaaagtgtggCAGGTACGTATTTATACGCGTGGTAGAAGTCAACAGTGAACAataattctttttattttatttttttacttttaattTGTCCTATAAATAGTTGCCAAGAAACCCATCATCTCCATCAACCTCAATTGCAATCAATATTTTGATTCTTAATCTGAGTGGATAAATAATTTATCCAAtcaaaaatctaaaatttcTATTTCTAATAATGGGTAGCTTTACGAGTTCATTTTGCACTCTTTTTTCCCTTACATCCATCTTGTTTTTACTCTCTAGCATTTCTTGTGAAGCACAACTATCCACAATTTTTTATAGCAAAACATGCCCAAATGCACTTGCTACGATTCGAACATCCGTCAGACGGGCAGTATCGGCGGAGCGTCGCATGGCGGCCTCACTCATTCGGCTCCACTTTCACGATTGTTTTGTTCAGGGATGCGATGCATCGATTCTGCTAGATGAGACGCCTTCTATTCAAAGTGAGAAAACAGCTTTTCCCAATATAAATTCTGCAAGAGGATACAACGTCATAGAGGACGCTAAGCGTGAGGTGGAGCGCATATGTCCTGGTGTAGTTTCATGTGCGGACATACTCACCTTAGCAGCACGTGATGCCTCAGTTGCTGtaagaatttatatatatataaatatacttTCTCGTataaactatataatatatatagttACTACATCTAGCTAGGTAAATAGTGTTTTCGAAAGAACAAATTCATACATgcttaatttttaaaagaaatgaaAATACATGCATGCAGGTTGGTGGTCCGACGTGGGATGTGAAGCTCGGAAGAAAGGACTCCACCACCGCAAACCGTGCTCAAGCAAACACCGATCTTCCCAGTCCTTTTGCTGATGCCAACACCCTTATTTCCGCCTTCGCCGTTAAGGGACTTAACACAAGAGACATGATTGCGCTGTCAGGTATACGATCTAGCTAGTTTTATGTACATTCATGTACATACTGCATATACTAGACTTTCGGAAGTATGACATATTAATGCTTGTAGGATCACATACACTCGGCCAAGCCCAATGCTTTTTGTTTCGGTCAAGAATATACAGCAACGCAACCGATATTGATCCTGGCTTTGCTAGCACTCGAAGGCGCCAATGCCCTCAAACAGGTGGTGACACCAATCTGGCTCCACTTGATTTGGTGACACCAAATTCATTCGATAACAACTACTTCAGGAATTTGGTACAGAGAAAGGGTCTTCTTCAATCCGATCAGGTTCTTTTCACTTCCGCGTCAACAAACAGCATCGTCCTCGAGTACAGCAGGAATCCAGGAGCTTTCGCTGCTGATTTCGCTGCTGCAATGATAAAGATGGGGGAGATTCAGCCATTACTTGCACCAAATGGGATCGTAAGGAGGACTTGTGGCGCTATTAATTAACCAATTCCAAGCATATTTGTAGCAAAAGCACGTAGATTTGTTTAAATTTCTTGTTACTCTTAATTTGTTATAGTTAATCaccaatttatatatatatgtgcgtgtgcgtgtgtgtgtttGTAATATCTAAAAGTCGTCTATCTTCTTTGTATCGTAATAAATTTCACTCTCCCACAATTTGGGTGTTTTATATCTGTAAGATATTTATGGAATGATTTATTCATCATTCTAATGCGCTTTAGttccttaattattaattaatataattcaattattagtttttttatttctaactaacgtgtgtgtgtgtatatatagacacacacacacatacatcaATTATTTTACGTACACAATATATGTGCCAAAATACTAGTATTTTTTATGAGATAGACTTCTAAAGGGCATTTGGGAGATTAAATTGAAATCTCACATATTTCGATTATAGTTTTATTATTAACAATGAAATAATAGGtcatttcataatttatttacTCAAAGTAGAATGAATTCAAATTATATCAATATTggtgaatttgaaattcatcgtaATTAATTTGAAACATTATATACGTTAGGGTGTAAACAAATCGAACTGATTTGCGAGCTTTTACAGTCGTCtagataaatatttgatttgtattCGAATTTATTGAACTCAAGCCGAATTCGAACAGTTCGAACTTTTTTCGAACCGAACTCGAgccaaaattattttattcgatagttcgcgagccttaatatttgattaatataatattatattgaatatatatacattttgaGCTTTTCGTTTCGAGCTTTTCAGACGTTTCAAGATTTCGATCCTTCATTCTTTGATCTTAATATCCGAGCAATAGTCACAATAGCTCGCAGATAGGTTCTAACATTTCGACCCTAACGCAAATTGGAACTTCATTTCCAGTTGAACGCGAGCCAAAAAGTCTAAAATTTTCGAGCTTCAAATATAAATATAGCTCAAACTCTAATATATTTAATTCGAACCgaatttgaaccttagatttttaataatattcttCTCGATTAGATTTTTTTACACTCCTAATATATATGCGAGTGATGGATTTTGCAGTTCATGGCCTTTCTTATCTAAATACATTTGACATTTGAAATCCATGGATATGAAAGTCATGAATCCAAGTGCAACCTTAGAGAAACTAACTTTGATATATATGGTcgttgaattttttttgtgttgcacTTAGGGGTATAAACAAATCCAGCTAGTTCGCTAGCTTTCGAGCCACCTCAATAATTATTTGATTCGTATTTGAAGTTATCGAACTCAAGCCAAACTCGGACATGGTCGAAATTTTTTTGAGCCGAACTTAaaccaaaattattttgttccatAGTTCTTAAGCcttgatattatattaatacaatattattatatattaaatatatatacattttgaGTTTTTGAACTTTCATTATCGAACTTTTGTCTGAATAGTTCGTGAATAGGTCCAAATATTTCGAGCCAAACGCGAATTCAAACTTCAGTTTGAGTAGAAATCGAGCCAGAAAAATCTAAAAATATTCGAGCTTCGAATCAAACTCGAATTCAAATATACCTAATTCGAAccttacattttttttaattattcgaTATGATTTGATTCATTTATCCTTTATAtttatgttaacaaaactttttattgtatttctaacatatttactcaagtgtgaagttattaACACAAGAATGAAATTAAACTGTGCTtaaacaaactgaatttctgacgAGCTtcatgttttgatgatatctctcaactggatgattcaaatgacaatctgCTAGTCTAAccaatcagaaaactcaatttaaaACAAGTCgcatttcacgtcagttgggcaaaatcggatttTATCTAGGCCAAACTATTCGTTGAATGAACAAACTGATTGctcgaaaacagcaatcagttgggtatgaGCAGTTGTAGTGTTTTGGTCATATTTCTCAGCTCGTTTATTtaaatgaagcgattcagtatacGTTGAAAAGATAACAATGATCAACAAATTATCTTCAAAATTCAAACTTTGAATCGAAGCTTAACATGATGATatatgacgatgaagctactgattttgcacaaactgaaatcatcAAGCTGATTTCAACACACCAGATTGAGCTGCTGGCCAGTTCAGTTTCAACCGCTGATCAGTTTTCAACCGCTGACCAGTTTCAACCGCTTACCAATTTTCAGCCGCTACCAGTTTCAACCGTTGATCGATTTTCAACCGCTGAACAGTTTCAACCGCTGAACAACCAATTTAAGCTCGAGAAAATGTCTGGCAAGGCGAATTTTACTGTTGCAGTTTCAGAAACAGTATAGAAACTTTCCAAACAGTCATATTCTTTGTGtctaacatatatatcattgttggggcctAAAattacaacatcttgaagatcaaacaagagcctttgaaggggattcaaagcatcTGCAGCTAGCATGAAGAAATATGTTATTTGaaagcacaagcccttgtgtgataATATATTTGAGATgtgtgagaacctgaaatttCAGCAATAGCGGCAGCTAGCAAATTTCAGCAGAAGCTAAAAAATTCAAGCAGAAGCTAATATTTTAAAAGctggtatttttccagcagattGGAATCCTAGCAGCAGACAACAGATAAAATCCAGCAGCATCAACAGCACGAAATTCCAGCAGCAATGCAAAATTCCAGCAGAAGCTATtatttcagaagctggtatttttccagcagattagaatccagcagcagTATCACGAAATTCCAGCAGACGGTTACTAATTCAGCccatgacttgtaactgaagcatttaacatggaataaaggctgttaatgtCAGATTATGGTCATTAATTGGGAGGCTAACAGTCATAATTTGGTCTATAAATATCACTCTCAGACCTCTGAAATgggttacacaaatcttgagactatcacttgaattttcgagctaagagagtgctgaTTTTCGAGCAGCAGAAACTAGTAGCAAGAACAAGCAGATTtcagacttcaaccgaaacacttttagcaaattactgtaagtgggcttatgtatagaTATCTTGAAAACCGTTTGATGATTTCTGTTTTAAAGCAAAGTATAGTCTTGATTTCTGATATCTggttttgaagcactgaaattgagtgaactaatggtaggaatatatattctgaacattactgattactggcatcacccttagaggagagaatatttaggggactgatatcagtttagccatgaaattcacgaacgtGGTCAGTGCTTACTTGTTAAACTTCTGATTCCTGATTACTGAAtactgatttctgaatactgaatactgatttctgttatgaaaataagaatttctgTATATTTTTCGTATTACGTTTCTGTATGAAAATGATTTcaaaaactgggagttattcccgcccccgcttactgagtgacaaccatatcactcacccaccataacatctcagataagaacaaTGAAGAAAGGTTATAAGAAAAGGAGCAGAatcagttttggggatggtgaagaaGAAGACTGTTATTCTCAgttttaaattatgtttttccgctgcatctgtaGAAGCAATGTTTTGtatgttttacatttccgctgtaaaacattaatGATTCGAGTTTGTATCAAATAAAGAAttatttcgtattatgaataaaaagacTGGTTCCTGAATTTTATCCTtccgaggcttgttgttttcgaatgtaaaatTGAGAGCAACgtcggtgtcaaccaacccccgtctcGGGGCATGAAAAGATGTACATTGTAAAAGATAAATTTCTCACACATAATAACTCATACATATAAAAgaaagttgaacttcaaagtttagttgagtgagtcttgacacaaagacattaaagattgtgtttgtagtcttggcATAAGAGACGTTAAACATTATTCGGATTGTGAGGTTGCGGCCTACAATCGAGAGTGTGTTAGGAGTTTCAATTAGGCAAGAGATAAGTCCAAAGTTGAAATGAGTTTGTATAAggtattgtataaatcaaagtcttctagtggatccttctcaaggggaagaaggggtgacgtaggagttgttaatctccgaacatccataaacaaattcgtgtctatttatttatttcatttactTGTCATTTCCACTATTTTTAAATATGCATTGTTGaaacattttatgtgttcttcaaataccaaaatatttcataacaaatgtttgataaaatgcttcaaccaaaatatttttactcattcaacttgtaTATAtcttaaatgctttacaaaatgtttaatcggtttctatgaaggattattttgagtgtcttcTGCTTGGTTTGAAGaccaaacttgatttaattcatcgttgttcaatatttcaagaaccgagctatcgTAGCTCAACGATGATCTCCTATTAATCAATCATGTCAAGTATACTTAAAACAACACAATTATTCTAAACTTCAACTCCTATTTTAAAGGagtagtaattatttaaaatgtttcatcatttataattttattttaagagaGAGCACAAAGTATATTACAAAAACACACAATTGGCATCtccaaattttttttctcaTATCGGTGTCTTATTctaatattttaatatggaaaaTTTTTTTCcccattaaatttttttgtttttaacttgTCCATTaactttttagttttttttttggtaCAATAACTCCTGAACTTAGCTATTTTGGTCCATCTACCATTGAAATTTTcgatttcataaaaaaatgcTGATTAGATTATTGGCATAATCATTGAATGATTCTGGTAGAATGCATAGAACTTTGTAAAATTTGTTCGATTTGTTTTAATGTTAAGTTGCTTCCAAATAAATCTACGTCCCTTCAAAATCAAAAAATCCACGAATTTTTAGCAGCTGAACCAAAATAGTCAAATTCAGAAGATATTGAACCAAAACTAAGAATGGAAAAGTTCATGgacaaaaaaaaagagagagaaacaAGTTACTGaaccaaatatttattttccctAATAAATACAAGTTTCACTATATAATATTTTACATTTcgcattaatattattttagatTCTATAGCAATCATgactattaaaaaaaatttaatcaatttATCTATCCatgtaaaaatttatttttaattaaaatatattaatgttaattatgtcatTTAATTTCTTTACGTGTATTCGAtgataagataaatatataTCATCTCATCTAATTtgaatttatgttatatttgcAACAAAAAGGTTTAAAAGTTTAACACAATGGCTaaaatagccaaaattacatACGAAAGTGCAGAAAGATATGTACAAAAATTAtctataaaatttcaaaatagtaTAAAATTactgataaaaataataattttctaaTGTATTAAAGAAAATACAACACACTTATATCTTCtagaaaaattaattatattaattggAAAAATACTATATATGGAGTATATTTATTAAAACATGTATGGCTTCTACATGATCATGTCTATGTGAAACATGTATGTCTAAGGGTATATTATACATATAAATTTACCATTATGTAAGACTAGCTTGtctaattttatgttttgatcTACTAACTTTTCAAAATTTAGTTTaggtaaattaatttttaattcaattgaCGACATGATATTGGATACGTGAACAATTTCTGATATCATGTCAGTATTTTTCGATATCACGTCAACACTCTAGCAAAATAGGCCTGAAAGCTTAAAAAAAtctaatttaatatattaaaatcaaaatttgaaaaattaatggACCAAAACTCAAACTAGACAAAGTTTgtgaattataaattttttttctttattattattttgctcAGCATTCACATTAAAGGACTGTACGTAGATTGGAATCGCCAAATGTTCGTAATGGCTTTTGAGGCAAAGTCTGAATGAAGAAA contains:
- the LOC140829867 gene encoding lignin-forming anionic peroxidase-like — protein: MGSFTSSFCTLFSLTSILFLLSSISCEAQLSTIFYSKTCPNALATIRTSVRRAVSAERRMAASLIRLHFHDCFVQGCDASILLDETPSIQSEKTAFPNINSARGYNVIEDAKREVERICPGVVSCADILTLAARDASVAVGGPTWDVKLGRKDSTTANRAQANTDLPSPFADANTLISAFAVKGLNTRDMIALSGSHTLGQAQCFLFRSRIYSNATDIDPGFASTRRRQCPQTGGDTNLAPLDLVTPNSFDNNYFRNLVQRKGLLQSDQVLFTSASTNSIVLEYSRNPGAFAADFAAAMIKMGEIQPLLAPNGIVRRTCGAIN